TCACCCATTTCGGGCAGTTGCGCGTGGCGATCGAACCGGCTGCCGCCGCACTGGCCGCGCGCGAGGCAACCGAAGAGGGCATGGCCACGATCCGCGCCGGGTTCGCCCGGATGGAAGCCGCCGATGCCGGGCACGACGACGTACTGGAGGCCGATGTCGCGTTTCATGTCGCCATCCTCAAGGCTTCGGGCAATCCGTTCTTCGGCCAGTTCCGCGATGTGGTCTCCACCGCGCTCAAGACCTCGATCCGCTACACCAACCGCATCAGCGGACGCAGCGCCGATCTGGGCGCGCACGAATCGGTGATGAACGCGATCCTCGCACGCGACGGGCAGACCGCCCAGACCCGCATGCGCGTGATCATCGAGGAAGCCCTCGAAGCCATCCGCCGCAACGAGGAAGCGCTGGGCTGAGCACCCTTGATGGCCGTTCCGACCCAGCCTGCTCCGGTCCTGCCTGCTCCGGTCCTTCCCGTTCCGGTTCTTCACGCCCCGCCCCCTCTGCTTGACCTCTCTAACCATATATATATGATAAATGTAAAGGGGCCCAAGCTGGCTCCGGCAGAGGAGCTTGAAATGTCACATGATCCGATCCGGCAGGGCGCCCCGTGGACGGCGAACCGCCGCGCCGCGCTGGCCATGGGCCTGACCACGGCGGGCCTCGCGGCCACCCATCCGGCGCTGGCGGCCACGGCCGCGCGCGGCGGCGGGAAAGAAGGGAAGAACGCGGGCCCGGATGCAGGCGCCTCG
The genomic region above belongs to Novosphingobium sp. IK01 and contains:
- a CDS encoding FadR/GntR family transcriptional regulator, translated to MTTQPLEARDALGRNLTYGLLDRLGLLIVGGAYDEQRFPTEAELSEAHGVSRSVTREAVKMLTAKGLVSARPRQGTIIQPDSQWNLFDPDVLRWMFERRFSIDLLTHFGQLRVAIEPAAAALAAREATEEGMATIRAGFARMEAADAGHDDVLEADVAFHVAILKASGNPFFGQFRDVVSTALKTSIRYTNRISGRSADLGAHESVMNAILARDGQTAQTRMRVIIEEALEAIRRNEEALG